The following are from one region of the Achromobacter xylosoxidans genome:
- the rsgA gene encoding ribosome small subunit-dependent GTPase A, with protein MTAPSNEGRIIAAHGRHYTVELADGTLRKCFPRGKKAGAAVGDRVRITPQGKDEGAIDAILPRRNLLYRSDEMRSKQFASNVDQLLIVVAVQPTFSDDLTGRALAGAWSADIAPIIILNKTDLSDELPAARARLAPIAALGVDVIELSALEPEKVHTLLAPRLAGHTSLLLGQSGMGKSTLLNALVPDAAAPTREHSTALDMGKHTTTSTRLYHLPAPGGDLIDSPGFQAFGLQHLSREDIIRGFPEFTKPIEQCRFYNCTHRQEPGCGVVAALQAGAIDPARYALYQRILEENLAGQQRY; from the coding sequence ATGACCGCGCCGTCCAACGAAGGCCGCATCATCGCCGCCCACGGGCGCCACTACACGGTGGAGCTCGCCGACGGCACGCTGCGCAAGTGCTTCCCGCGCGGCAAGAAGGCAGGCGCCGCCGTGGGCGACCGCGTGCGCATCACGCCCCAGGGCAAGGACGAAGGCGCCATCGACGCCATCCTGCCGCGGCGCAATCTGCTGTACCGCTCGGACGAAATGCGTTCCAAGCAGTTCGCCTCCAACGTCGACCAGTTGCTGATCGTCGTCGCCGTGCAGCCCACGTTTTCGGATGACCTGACCGGGCGCGCCCTGGCCGGCGCCTGGAGCGCGGACATCGCGCCCATCATCATCCTCAACAAGACCGACCTGTCCGACGAACTGCCGGCGGCGCGCGCGCGGCTGGCGCCGATTGCCGCGCTGGGTGTGGACGTGATCGAACTCAGCGCGCTGGAGCCCGAGAAAGTGCATACGCTGCTGGCGCCGCGCCTGGCCGGGCACACCAGCCTGCTGCTGGGCCAGAGCGGCATGGGCAAGTCCACGCTGCTCAACGCCCTGGTGCCGGACGCCGCCGCCCCCACCCGCGAACACTCCACGGCGCTGGACATGGGCAAGCACACCACCACCAGCACGCGGCTTTATCACCTGCCCGCTCCCGGCGGCGACCTGATCGACTCCCCGGGCTTCCAGGCCTTCGGCCTGCAGCACCTGAGCCGCGAGGACATCATCCGCGGCTTCCCGGAGTTCACCAAACCCATCGAACAGTGCCGTTTCTACAACTGCACCCACCGCCAGGAGCCTGGCTGCGGCGTGGTCGCGGCCCTGCAGGCGGGCGCGATCGACCCGGCGCGCTATGCCTTGTACCAGCGCATCCTGGAAGAGAACCTGGCGGGGCAACAACGCTACTAG
- a CDS encoding sigma-54 interaction domain-containing protein: MPAVPSACEPLIGEHPSMAALRDLVGRVARSKASIVLIYGETGTGKGLVARNLHAQSARAAKGYTEINCAAIPGNLLESELFGHERGAFTGAVARKTGLLEAANGGSVFLDEIRELDPVMQAKILTLLDSRRFRRIGAVQEVSVDARFIAATNKILLGEVQAGRFRDDLYYRLQVVSINLPPLRERGDDVIVLAQRFLERYNATHGSRFTVIDPDVRRIFKAYAWPGNVRELGNLLERICILEDGDTVLARHLPQRILREAGKPAPAASPAAAGTYAELSAQFQRGLIRAALQAQDGNLGRAAESLGLTRHALRHQMLKLGLDG, from the coding sequence ATGCCTGCCGTCCCGTCCGCCTGCGAGCCGCTCATCGGGGAGCACCCGTCGATGGCGGCGCTGCGCGATCTGGTCGGCCGGGTCGCGCGCAGCAAGGCCAGCATCGTTCTCATCTACGGCGAAACCGGCACGGGCAAGGGGCTGGTAGCGCGCAACCTGCATGCGCAGTCGGCGCGCGCGGCCAAGGGCTATACCGAGATCAACTGCGCCGCCATTCCGGGCAACCTGCTCGAATCCGAATTGTTTGGCCATGAACGCGGTGCGTTCACCGGGGCGGTGGCGCGCAAGACCGGGCTGCTCGAAGCCGCCAACGGCGGCAGCGTGTTCCTGGATGAGATCCGCGAGCTGGATCCGGTCATGCAGGCCAAGATCCTGACCTTGCTGGACAGCCGGCGCTTCCGGCGCATCGGCGCGGTCCAGGAGGTTTCGGTCGATGCGCGTTTCATCGCCGCCACCAACAAGATCCTGCTGGGGGAAGTGCAGGCCGGCCGCTTTCGCGACGACCTGTATTACCGCCTGCAGGTGGTGTCGATCAACCTGCCGCCGCTGCGCGAGCGCGGCGATGACGTCATCGTGCTGGCGCAGCGTTTCCTGGAACGCTACAACGCCACCCACGGCAGCCGTTTTACCGTCATCGATCCCGACGTGCGGCGCATTTTCAAGGCCTACGCCTGGCCGGGCAATGTGCGCGAACTCGGCAATCTGCTGGAACGGATCTGCATCCTGGAAGACGGCGACACGGTGCTGGCGCGGCACCTGCCGCAGCGCATCCTGCGCGAAGCCGGCAAGCCCGCGCCGGCGGCTTCGCCTGCCGCTGCCGGCACCTATGCCGAACTATCCGCGCAGTTCCAGCGCGGCCTGATCCGCGCGGCCTTGCAGGCCCAGGACGGCAACCTGGGGCGCGCCGCCGAGTCCCTGGGACTCACGCGGCACGCCCTGCGCCACCAGATGCTCAAGCTGGGGCTGGACGGTTAA
- the orn gene encoding oligoribonuclease produces the protein MAVNENRLVWLDMEMTGLDPEKERIIEVAVVVTEPDLTVVAEGPVLVVHQPDSLLDAMDSWNKSTHGKSGLIDKVKASTISEAQAEDTLLAFLAQHVPAGKSPLCGNTISQDRRFMFAYMPRLEQFFHYRNLDVSTLKELARRWAPAVYKGFEKKSRHEALADIYESIDELKYYREHFLKV, from the coding sequence ATGGCTGTGAACGAAAACCGCCTGGTTTGGCTGGACATGGAAATGACCGGCCTGGACCCTGAGAAAGAACGCATCATCGAAGTCGCCGTGGTGGTGACGGAACCCGACCTGACCGTCGTGGCCGAAGGCCCCGTGCTGGTGGTGCACCAGCCCGACAGCCTGCTCGACGCCATGGACAGCTGGAACAAATCCACCCACGGCAAGAGCGGCCTGATCGACAAGGTCAAGGCGTCGACGATTTCCGAGGCGCAGGCCGAGGATACGCTGCTGGCGTTTCTGGCGCAGCACGTGCCGGCAGGCAAGTCGCCGCTTTGCGGCAACACCATCAGCCAGGACCGCCGCTTCATGTTTGCTTACATGCCGCGCCTGGAGCAGTTCTTCCATTACCGCAACCTGGACGTGAGCACGCTGAAGGAACTGGCGCGCCGCTGGGCGCCGGCCGTCTACAAGGGATTCGAGAAGAAGAGCCGCCACGAAGCGCTGGCTGACATCTACGAATCGATCGACGAACTCAAGTACTACCGCGAACACTTCCTGAAGGTGTAA
- a CDS encoding DMT family transporter, which translates to MSYSSLILVVLAAMAHATWNLLAKRAAMVGAPFVFAYGLCASVLYAPWVIWVLMHDGMTWTWPVVGAILTSSLLHLGYSLCLQRGYQVADLSVVYPIARGTGPLLSTTGAFLLLGEPATSTGIIGMLCVVGGVLLIATQGRLAIFKQAQAWVGVRWGVVIGLFIAAYTVVDAYGVKVLLISPVLFDWFTCVTRTTMMAPHMLRRRPQAWEAMRGHWHLALAVGLLSPLGYILVLYALRNGAPLSLVAPAREMSMMLGTLAGMFLLREKVGPGRLAGCMAILAGVILLGSS; encoded by the coding sequence ATGTCGTATTCGTCCCTGATATTGGTCGTCCTGGCGGCAATGGCCCACGCCACGTGGAATCTGCTCGCCAAGCGCGCGGCCATGGTGGGCGCTCCCTTTGTCTTCGCCTATGGCCTGTGCGCTTCCGTGCTGTATGCGCCCTGGGTCATCTGGGTGCTGATGCATGACGGCATGACCTGGACCTGGCCCGTGGTCGGCGCCATCCTGACTTCCAGCCTGTTGCATCTGGGCTACAGCCTGTGCCTGCAGCGCGGCTATCAGGTAGCCGACCTGTCGGTCGTCTACCCCATCGCCCGAGGTACCGGCCCGCTGCTGTCCACTACCGGCGCCTTTTTGCTGCTGGGCGAACCCGCCACCAGCACCGGCATCATCGGCATGCTTTGCGTGGTGGGCGGCGTGCTGCTGATCGCGACCCAGGGCCGCCTGGCCATTTTCAAGCAGGCCCAGGCCTGGGTCGGCGTGCGCTGGGGCGTGGTGATCGGCCTGTTCATCGCGGCCTATACCGTCGTCGACGCCTATGGCGTGAAAGTGTTGTTGATCAGCCCGGTGCTGTTCGACTGGTTTACTTGCGTGACCCGCACGACCATGATGGCCCCCCACATGCTGCGCCGCCGCCCCCAGGCCTGGGAGGCCATGCGCGGGCACTGGCATCTGGCGTTGGCCGTGGGCCTGCTGTCGCCGTTGGGCTACATCCTGGTGCTGTATGCGCTGCGCAACGGCGCGCCGCTGAGCCTGGTCGCCCCTGCCCGGGAAATGTCGATGATGCTCGGCACCTTGGCCGGCATGTTCCTGCTGCGCGAAAAAGTCGGACCGGGCCGGCTGGCGGGTTGTATGGCCATCCTCGCGGGTGTCATTCTGCTCGGTTCAAGCTGA
- a CDS encoding M48 family metallopeptidase — protein MFTLLFVAFLLTDIAVRLWLATRQIRHVARNRDQVPSEFSHRIGLASHQRAADYTVARVKLGMLERTYDAILLVCLTLMGGLQLIDLMVAQLTSNDFLRQMLLLVVVALLLGLLGLPFTLWRQFKLEARFGFNRMTPGLFIADAVKGLLVAAVLGLPLAAAVLWLMGSAGAYWWVWAWALWTAFNLALLIVYPMFIAPLFNKFTPLSDPELAGRIQRLAQRCGFALNGLFVMDGSRRSAHGNAYFTGFGRSRRIVFFDTLLARLNGDEIEAVLAHELGHFAKRHIIKRIVFSFAAALAFFAILGWISQQPWFYVGLGVMPQLGGRNDAMALLLFFLVIPVFTFMLTPVASWYSRRDEFEADRYAAEQSSPERLVSALVKLYDDNAATLTPDPVHSAFYDSHPPAAVRIRHLTAAAA, from the coding sequence ATGTTCACACTGCTGTTCGTTGCCTTCCTGCTGACCGATATCGCCGTGCGCCTGTGGCTGGCTACGCGCCAGATCCGCCACGTCGCGCGCAACCGCGACCAGGTGCCGTCTGAATTCTCCCACCGTATCGGCTTGGCCAGCCATCAGCGCGCGGCGGATTACACGGTGGCGCGGGTCAAGCTGGGCATGCTGGAACGCACCTACGACGCCATCCTGCTGGTGTGCCTGACGCTGATGGGCGGGCTGCAGCTCATCGACCTGATGGTGGCCCAGCTTACCAGCAACGACTTCCTGCGCCAGATGCTGCTGCTGGTCGTGGTGGCGCTGCTGCTGGGCCTGCTGGGCCTGCCTTTCACGCTGTGGCGGCAGTTCAAGCTGGAAGCGCGCTTCGGCTTCAACCGCATGACGCCCGGCCTGTTCATCGCCGACGCCGTCAAGGGCCTGCTGGTCGCGGCGGTGCTGGGCCTGCCGCTGGCGGCCGCGGTGCTATGGCTGATGGGCAGCGCGGGCGCCTACTGGTGGGTGTGGGCCTGGGCGCTATGGACCGCGTTCAACCTGGCGCTTCTGATCGTCTACCCGATGTTCATCGCTCCGCTCTTCAATAAATTCACGCCGCTATCCGATCCGGAACTGGCCGGCCGCATCCAGCGCCTGGCCCAGCGCTGCGGCTTCGCGCTCAACGGCCTGTTCGTGATGGACGGCTCGCGCCGCTCGGCCCACGGCAATGCCTATTTCACGGGTTTCGGCCGCTCGCGCCGCATCGTGTTCTTCGACACCCTGCTGGCGCGCCTGAACGGCGACGAGATCGAAGCCGTACTGGCGCATGAACTCGGTCACTTCGCCAAGCGCCACATCATCAAGCGCATCGTCTTCAGCTTCGCCGCCGCGCTGGCGTTCTTCGCCATCCTGGGCTGGATCTCGCAACAGCCCTGGTTCTACGTGGGACTGGGCGTCATGCCGCAACTGGGCGGGCGCAACGACGCCATGGCGCTGCTGCTGTTCTTCCTGGTCATCCCCGTCTTCACTTTCATGCTCACGCCCGTGGCCAGCTGGTACTCGCGCCGCGACGAGTTCGAAGCGGACCGCTACGCGGCCGAACAGAGCTCGCCGGAACGCCTGGTGTCCGCGCTGGTCAAACTTTACGACGACAACGCCGCCACCTTGACTCCCGACCCCGTGCACTCCGCCTTCTACGACAGCCATCCCCCCGCCGCCGTGCGCATCCGCCACCTGACGGCGGCCGCTGCATGA
- a CDS encoding PA0069 family radical SAM protein gives MARTDHSFPAGSGSPAAAPAALRGRGAVTNVRHRFQRDDRVQVDDGWSSSGLPADFVDSVPDNFPEAAAGEQAARVIPIVPDARIAPPAPKTTVTAEEARKMLSRNDSPDIPFDVAVNPYRGCEHGCVYCYARPTHSYLGLSPGLDFETRLVAKANAVEALRAELARPGYKPSPINIGSATDAYQPIEREWRLTRGLLELMLETRHPLTIVTKNALVARDLDLLAALAEQKLVVVYMSITTLDAGMARTLEPRAAAPWRRLEAVRSLTDAGVPVGVLVAPIIPFINDESMEHILQESKAAGAHYASYTVLRLPWEVKTLFEDWLNAHFPDRAQRVLHRIEDLRNGRRNDPNFGSRMRGTGVWADLLRQRFTIATRKLGLNRHRLALDCDRFLPPAAAAAKAADFLSPAGAQASSGVPFPAVSPAAGGAHGRVARQLQAMAAGQLSLFD, from the coding sequence ATGGCACGCACCGATCATTCTTTTCCCGCCGGTTCTGGGTCCCCGGCTGCCGCCCCCGCCGCCTTGCGCGGTCGGGGTGCGGTTACTAATGTTCGGCATCGCTTTCAGCGCGATGACCGCGTGCAGGTCGACGACGGCTGGTCTTCCTCCGGTCTGCCCGCCGACTTCGTAGACTCCGTCCCCGATAATTTCCCCGAAGCTGCCGCCGGCGAGCAAGCCGCCCGCGTCATTCCCATCGTGCCGGATGCGCGCATTGCGCCGCCCGCTCCCAAGACCACGGTCACCGCCGAAGAAGCGCGCAAGATGCTGTCGCGCAACGATTCGCCCGACATTCCCTTCGACGTGGCGGTAAATCCGTACCGCGGCTGCGAGCATGGCTGCGTCTATTGTTACGCCCGGCCCACCCATTCCTACCTGGGCCTGTCGCCCGGGCTGGACTTCGAAACCCGGCTGGTGGCCAAGGCCAATGCGGTAGAGGCCCTGCGCGCCGAACTCGCGCGGCCAGGCTACAAGCCGTCTCCCATCAACATCGGTTCCGCCACCGACGCCTACCAGCCCATCGAACGCGAATGGCGGCTTACCCGCGGCCTGCTGGAACTGATGCTGGAAACCCGCCATCCGCTCACCATCGTCACCAAGAACGCGCTGGTCGCCCGCGACCTGGACCTGCTGGCCGCCCTGGCCGAGCAGAAGCTGGTGGTGGTGTACATGAGCATCACCACGCTGGACGCCGGCATGGCCCGCACGCTGGAACCGCGCGCCGCCGCACCGTGGCGCCGGCTGGAAGCGGTACGCAGCCTGACCGACGCCGGCGTGCCGGTGGGCGTGCTGGTGGCGCCCATCATCCCGTTCATCAACGACGAGTCCATGGAGCACATCCTCCAGGAGTCCAAGGCTGCCGGCGCGCACTATGCCAGCTACACCGTCCTGCGTCTGCCCTGGGAGGTCAAGACCCTGTTCGAGGACTGGCTCAATGCCCATTTCCCGGACCGCGCCCAGCGCGTCCTGCATCGCATCGAAGACCTGCGCAACGGCCGCCGCAACGATCCCAATTTCGGGTCGCGCATGCGCGGGACCGGCGTCTGGGCCGATCTGCTGCGCCAGCGCTTCACCATCGCCACGCGCAAGCTGGGCTTGAACCGTCATCGCCTGGCGCTGGACTGCGACCGTTTCCTGCCTCCCGCCGCCGCCGCGGCGAAGGCTGCCGATTTCCTATCCCCGGCTGGCGCGCAAGCGTCTTCAGGGGTCCCTTTTCCCGCCGTATCGCCCGCAGCCGGCGGCGCGCACGGGCGCGTAGCGCGCCAGTTGCAAGCCATGGCCGCAGGCCAGTTGTCATTGTTCGATTGA
- a CDS encoding DUF4387 domain-containing protein: protein MSTQKLSTLAKTIRSKNAGVNKITFDIIFREPATYEAVKRSGALTRASMAALYRIDDSRISDFVHYDPGLAIKFTIYRLAPSGSAGDGDIFGAQQYAPLLDVAVPMPD from the coding sequence ATGAGCACCCAGAAACTCAGCACCCTGGCCAAGACCATCCGCAGCAAGAACGCGGGCGTGAACAAGATCACCTTCGACATCATCTTCCGCGAGCCGGCGACCTACGAGGCGGTCAAGCGCTCCGGCGCGCTGACGCGCGCCAGCATGGCCGCCCTGTACCGCATCGACGACAGCCGCATATCGGACTTCGTGCATTACGATCCCGGCCTGGCCATCAAGTTCACGATCTACCGGCTGGCTCCCAGCGGGTCCGCGGGCGACGGCGACATCTTCGGCGCGCAGCAGTATGCGCCGCTGCTGGACGTCGCAGTTCCCATGCCGGACTGA
- the rplS gene encoding 50S ribosomal protein L19, whose translation MNLIAILEQEEIARLTGGQAKPEFAPGDTVIVSVNVVEGTRKRVQAFEGVVIAKRNRGLNSAFTVRKISSGEAVERTFQLYSPQIAGIEVKRRGDVRRAKLYYLRNRSGKSARIKEKLVSKQASAA comes from the coding sequence ATGAACCTTATCGCTATCCTGGAACAGGAAGAAATTGCCCGCCTGACCGGCGGTCAAGCCAAGCCTGAATTTGCTCCTGGTGACACCGTCATCGTGAGCGTGAACGTCGTTGAAGGCACCCGCAAGCGCGTGCAGGCTTTCGAAGGCGTCGTGATCGCCAAGCGCAACCGCGGCCTGAACTCCGCGTTCACCGTGCGCAAGATTTCGTCGGGTGAAGCCGTGGAACGTACGTTCCAGCTGTACTCGCCGCAAATCGCCGGCATCGAAGTCAAGCGCCGCGGCGACGTGCGCCGCGCCAAGCTGTACTACCTGCGCAACCGCTCGGGCAAGTCGGCGCGTATCAAGGAAAAGCTGGTCAGCAAGCAAGCCTCGGCGGCTTGA
- a CDS encoding sulfate adenylyltransferase subunit 1, which translates to MNALNDSFLSGADTGVLRLITAGSVDDGKSTLIGRLLYDSKGVFADQLDAISRAKHKRVAGDGIDFSLLTDGLEAEREQGITIDVAYRYFSTPARKFIIADAPGHEQYTRNMVTGASTADVAVILIDATRAADGVLLPQTKRHSTIARLLGIRHIVVAVNKMDLVDWDRTVFERIRDAYADLAGKLGIEHFDALPLSALNGDNVVTLSPQTPWYEGQPLLALLESLDLASDGRALPLRFPVQWVARHDGSRKDDFRGYAGRVASGVLRPGDEITVQPSGVTAVVSEVRAFDRALDEAVAGDSITLVLDRDVDVSRGDVIVHASAPAQVAREFEAELCWLDAQALNPARKYLLKSGTRLTSAKIRAVLSHRDIHELQEVENTEGTLRMNDIGRVTLTTRESLAVDRYADVPATGAFILIDEATHQTAAAGMLR; encoded by the coding sequence ATGAACGCACTCAACGATTCTTTTCTTTCCGGCGCCGACACGGGCGTGCTGCGCCTGATTACCGCAGGCTCGGTGGACGACGGCAAATCGACGCTGATCGGCCGCCTGCTGTACGACAGCAAAGGCGTGTTCGCCGATCAGCTGGACGCGATCTCGCGCGCCAAGCACAAGCGCGTGGCGGGCGACGGCATCGACTTTTCGCTGCTGACCGACGGCCTGGAGGCCGAGCGCGAGCAGGGCATCACCATCGACGTGGCCTACCGCTATTTCTCGACGCCCGCGCGCAAGTTCATCATCGCCGACGCGCCGGGCCACGAGCAGTACACGCGCAACATGGTCACGGGCGCGTCGACCGCTGACGTGGCCGTCATCCTGATCGACGCCACCCGCGCGGCCGACGGCGTGCTGTTGCCGCAGACCAAGCGCCACAGCACCATCGCGCGCCTCTTGGGCATCCGTCACATCGTGGTGGCGGTCAACAAGATGGACCTGGTGGACTGGGACCGCACGGTGTTCGAGCGCATCCGCGACGCCTACGCCGACCTGGCGGGCAAGCTGGGCATCGAGCACTTCGACGCGCTGCCGCTGTCGGCGCTCAACGGCGACAACGTCGTCACGCTGTCGCCGCAAACGCCCTGGTACGAAGGACAGCCCTTGCTGGCCTTGCTGGAGTCGCTGGACCTGGCAAGCGATGGCCGCGCCTTGCCGTTGCGCTTTCCGGTGCAATGGGTGGCACGCCATGACGGCAGCCGCAAGGATGACTTCCGCGGCTATGCCGGCCGCGTCGCAAGCGGCGTGCTGCGGCCGGGCGACGAGATCACGGTGCAACCCTCGGGCGTGACGGCAGTCGTGAGCGAAGTGCGCGCCTTCGACCGCGCGCTGGATGAAGCGGTGGCGGGCGACTCGATCACGCTGGTGCTGGACCGCGACGTGGACGTGTCGCGCGGCGATGTGATCGTGCATGCGTCGGCGCCGGCGCAGGTCGCGCGCGAATTCGAAGCCGAGCTGTGCTGGCTCGATGCGCAGGCCTTGAATCCCGCACGCAAGTATCTGCTGAAGTCGGGCACGCGCCTGACCTCGGCGAAGATACGCGCGGTGCTGTCGCATCGCGACATCCACGAACTGCAGGAAGTGGAGAACACCGAGGGCACGCTGCGCATGAACGATATCGGACGCGTCACGCTCACCACGCGCGAGTCGCTGGCGGTCGATCGCTATGCCGATGTGCCCGCGACCGGCGCATTCATTCTGATCGACGAAGCCACGCATCAGACCGCTGCGGCAGGTATGTTGCGCTAA
- a CDS encoding CoA pyrophosphatase, whose amino-acid sequence MSDSSSSPRPRRPLARPGFDPATQPWVVANASLPAVPASLLTPDSLRGTLSQPSTWTLELSRDTDLRYPGREGVPVPAAVLIPLVTRDNGVHIMLTQRAAHLHDHAGQISFPGGRIETSDSTPEAAALREAQEETGLPANHVEVLGSMPPYLTATGFSIVPVVSLVRPGFDLAPDAFEVAEVFEVPLSFLMDPANHRLYEARLDDGRVRQYYGMPYGKHFIWGATAGMLRNLYHLLRHGFTPR is encoded by the coding sequence ATGTCTGATTCCTCGTCTTCTCCGCGGCCCCGGCGGCCGCTGGCGCGTCCCGGCTTCGATCCGGCGACGCAACCCTGGGTGGTCGCCAACGCGTCCTTGCCGGCCGTGCCCGCCAGCCTGTTGACCCCGGATTCGTTGCGGGGCACGCTCAGCCAGCCGTCCACCTGGACGCTGGAGCTGTCGCGCGACACCGACCTGCGCTATCCGGGCCGCGAAGGCGTGCCCGTGCCGGCGGCGGTGCTGATTCCGCTGGTGACGCGCGACAACGGCGTCCACATCATGCTGACGCAGCGCGCCGCCCACCTGCATGACCATGCCGGCCAGATCAGCTTTCCGGGCGGGCGCATCGAAACCAGCGATTCCACGCCCGAGGCCGCGGCCTTGCGTGAAGCGCAGGAAGAAACCGGGTTGCCCGCCAACCACGTCGAAGTGCTGGGCAGCATGCCGCCGTATCTGACGGCGACGGGATTCTCCATCGTTCCGGTGGTGTCGCTGGTGCGTCCGGGCTTTGACCTGGCCCCCGATGCCTTCGAGGTGGCGGAAGTGTTCGAGGTGCCGCTGTCCTTCCTGATGGACCCCGCCAATCACAGGCTGTACGAAGCCCGCCTGGACGACGGCCGGGTGCGCCAGTACTACGGCATGCCTTACGGCAAGCATTTCATCTGGGGCGCGACCGCCGGCATGTTGCGCAACCTCTACCATCTGCTGCGCCACGGCTTCACGCCCCGTTGA
- the cysD gene encoding sulfate adenylyltransferase subunit CysD gives MSAVIQRSHLDWLESEAIFILREVAAESEKPVLLFSGGKDSVVLLRLAEKAFRPGRFPFPLMHIDTGHNFDEVIAFRDARAAELGETLIVRSVEDSIARGSVVLRRETDSRNAAQAVTLLEAIEEFGFDACIGGARRDEEKARAKERIFSFRDEFGQWDPKAQRPELWNLFNTRVHRGENMRVFPISNWTELDVWQYIQREQLALPSIYYSHQREVVRRKGLLVPVTRLTPPQDGEQVERLQVRFRTVGDISCTCPVASDAADTRAIIAETAVTDITERGATRMDDQTSEASMERRKKEGYF, from the coding sequence ATGTCTGCAGTGATCCAACGCAGCCACCTGGATTGGCTGGAATCGGAAGCAATATTCATCCTGCGCGAGGTGGCCGCCGAAAGCGAGAAGCCCGTGCTGCTGTTCTCGGGCGGCAAGGACTCCGTGGTGCTGTTGCGCCTGGCCGAGAAGGCCTTCCGGCCGGGGCGTTTTCCGTTCCCGCTGATGCACATCGATACCGGCCACAACTTCGACGAAGTGATCGCCTTCCGCGATGCGCGCGCGGCCGAGCTGGGCGAGACCCTGATCGTGCGCAGCGTCGAGGACTCCATCGCGCGCGGCAGCGTGGTGCTGCGCCGCGAGACCGACTCGCGCAATGCCGCCCAGGCGGTGACGCTGCTGGAGGCGATCGAGGAATTCGGCTTTGACGCCTGCATCGGCGGCGCGCGCCGCGACGAGGAAAAGGCCCGCGCCAAGGAGCGCATCTTCTCGTTCCGCGACGAGTTCGGCCAATGGGATCCGAAGGCGCAGCGCCCGGAACTCTGGAACCTGTTCAATACCCGCGTGCATCGCGGCGAGAACATGCGCGTGTTCCCGATCTCGAATTGGACCGAGCTGGACGTCTGGCAGTACATCCAGCGCGAGCAGCTGGCGCTGCCGTCGATCTACTACAGCCACCAGCGCGAGGTCGTGCGCCGCAAGGGCCTGCTGGTGCCGGTCACGCGGCTGACCCCGCCGCAGGATGGCGAACAGGTCGAACGCCTGCAGGTTCGGTTTCGCACGGTGGGCGACATCTCCTGCACCTGCCCGGTGGCGTCGGATGCCGCCGACACCCGGGCCATCATTGCCGAAACCGCGGTGACCGACATTACCGAGCGCGGCGCCACGCGCATGGACGACCAGACTTCCGAGGCCTCGATGGAGCGCCGCAAGAAAGAAGGCTATTTCTGA
- a CDS encoding tripartite tricarboxylate transporter substrate-binding protein, with the protein MQTTLFLAASLLAGAAAAQTEVPKQVKIVVPFTAGASNDAIARAIAPQLAARLGNTVIVENRGGAAGAIGSEYVARSAKDGSVLLLTSSTFLTTAATQPHLPYDPLKQFAPVAMIGQGPLVIAASTQTPYTSLKQLLEAARSKPGALNYGSAGVGSLAHLATVMLDDAAGTDMTHVPYKGAANAASDLAGGLIHVMLSNYSTLAPVVQGKKVKLLATTAQAPSAAFPDLPPAAQALPGYSVQIWVGVFAPAGTPQPYIDKLNAALVEISASPEMKALLDLDGTVPSRMDSAEFGTRVREELALWQGIARKHNISAE; encoded by the coding sequence ATGCAAACAACGTTGTTCCTGGCGGCATCCCTGCTGGCCGGCGCGGCAGCGGCCCAGACGGAAGTGCCCAAGCAGGTCAAGATCGTAGTGCCGTTCACCGCCGGCGCCAGCAATGACGCGATCGCCCGCGCGATCGCGCCGCAACTCGCGGCCCGCCTCGGCAACACGGTGATCGTGGAAAACCGCGGCGGCGCGGCCGGCGCGATCGGTTCCGAGTACGTGGCCCGCTCGGCCAAGGACGGCTCGGTGCTGCTCCTGACCTCGTCGACCTTCCTGACCACCGCCGCCACCCAGCCGCACCTGCCCTACGACCCGCTGAAGCAGTTCGCGCCGGTGGCGATGATAGGACAGGGTCCGCTGGTCATCGCCGCCTCGACGCAGACGCCCTACACCTCGTTGAAGCAGCTGCTGGAAGCGGCGCGCAGCAAGCCGGGCGCCCTGAACTACGGCAGCGCCGGCGTCGGCTCGCTGGCGCACCTGGCCACCGTCATGCTGGACGACGCCGCGGGTACGGACATGACCCACGTCCCCTATAAGGGCGCGGCCAACGCCGCCTCCGACCTGGCCGGCGGGCTGATCCACGTCATGCTGTCCAACTACAGCACGCTGGCCCCCGTGGTGCAGGGCAAGAAGGTCAAGCTGCTGGCCACCACGGCGCAAGCGCCCTCCGCGGCGTTCCCCGACCTGCCGCCGGCCGCGCAGGCGCTGCCGGGGTATTCGGTGCAGATCTGGGTGGGCGTGTTCGCGCCAGCGGGCACGCCGCAGCCTTATATCGACAAGCTCAACGCCGCGCTCGTCGAGATTTCGGCGTCGCCCGAAATGAAGGCCTTGCTGGATCTGGACGGCACCGTGCCGTCGCGCATGGACAGCGCCGAATTCGGCACGCGCGTGCGCGAGGAACTGGCCCTGTGGCAAGGCATTGCGCGCAAGCACAACATCAGCGCGGAATAG